The Falco peregrinus isolate bFalPer1 chromosome 1, bFalPer1.pri, whole genome shotgun sequence genome has a window encoding:
- the CHRM4 gene encoding muscarinic acetylcholine receptor M4, translated as MAAENGSAAGGAPGGLPDFIFQKELFAARDADPMRNLSAQPWQAKMANLTYDNFTLGNRSEVAIQPPTNYKTVELIFIATVTGSLSLVTVVGNILVMLSIKVNRQLQTVNNYFLFSLACADLIIGVFSMNLYTVYIIKGYWPLGAVVCDLWLALDYVVSNASVMNLLIISFDRYFCVTKPLTYPARRTTKMAGLMIAAAWILSFILWAPAILFWQFIVGKRTVPERECYIQFLSNPAVTFGTAIAAFYLPVVIMTVLYIHISLASRSRVRRHKPESRKERKGKSLSFFKGPMIKQNNNNSPKRAMEVKEEVRNGKVDDQPSAQTEATGHQEEKETSNESSTVSMTQTTKDKPTAEILPAGQGQSPSHPRVNPSSKWSKIKIVTKQTGTECVTAIEIVPAKASDHNSLANSRPANVARKFASIARSQVRKKRQMAAREKKVTRTIFAILLAFILTWTPYNVMVLINTFCETCVPETVWSIGYWLCYVNSTINPACYALCNATFKKTFKHLLMCQYRNIGTAR; from the exons ATGGCCGCTGAGAACGGctcggcggcgggcggcgcgcccggggggctgcccg ATTTCATCTTCCAGAAGGAGCTGTTTGCCGCCAGAGACGCAG ACCCCATGCGCAAcctctctgctcagccctggcagGCAAAGATGGCCAACCTGACCTACGACAACTTCACCTTGGGCAACCGCTCCGAGGTGGCCATCCAGCCTCCCACCAACTACAAGACAGTGGAGCTGATTTTCATTGCCACGGTCACCGGCTCGCTCAGCCTCGTCACTGTGGTAGGCAACATCCTGGTGATGCTGTCCATCAAGGTGAACCGCCAGCTCCAGACTGTCAACAATTACTTCCTCTTCAGCCTGGCCTGTGCAGACCTCATCATCGGGGTCTTCTCCATGAACCTCTACACGGTCTACATCATCAAAGGCTACTGGCCGCTGGGGGCCGTGGTGTGTGACCTGTGGCTGGCCCTGGACTACGTGGTGAGCAATGCCTCTGTCATGAACTTGCTCATCATCAGCTTTGACCGGTACTTCTGTGTCACCAAGCCCCTGACATACCCAGCCAGGCGGACCACCAAGATGGCAGGGCTAATGATCGCGGCCGCGTGGATATTGTCCTTCATTCTCTGGGCCCCTGCCATCTTGTTCTGGCAGTTCATTGTGGGCAAGAGGACAGTTCCCGAGAGGGAATGCTACATTCAGTTCCTCTCCAACCCGGCGGTGACCTTTGGCACGGCCATCGCTGCTTTCTACCTGCCTGTGGTCATCATGACGGTGCTGTACATCCACATCTCCTtggccagcaggagcagggtgaGGAGGCACAAGCctgaaagcaggaaagagaggaaaggcaaGTCCCTCAGCTTCTTCAAGGGCCCCATGATCAAACAGAACAACAATAACTCCCCCAAGAGGGCCATGGAAGTGAAGGAGGAGGTGAGGAATGGGAAAGTGGATGACCAGCCCTCAGCACAGACAGAGGCCACTGGACatcaggaggagaaggagaccTCCAATGAGTCCAGCACTGTCAGCATGACCCAGACCACAAAAGACAAGCCCACAGCAGAAATCTTGCCAGCGGGACAAGGACAGAGCCCATCCCACCCCCGGGTGAACCCATCTTCCAAGTGGTCCAAGATTAAGATCGTCACCAAGCAGACTGGGACTGAATGCGTCACTGCCATCGAGATTGTCCCAGCTAAAGCCTCTGACCACAACTCCCTGGCCAACAGCCGTCCGGCCAATGTTGCCAGGAAGTTTGCTAGCATTGCCAGGAGCCAAGTGCGGAAGAAGCGCCAGATGGCAGCCCGGGAGAAGAAAGTCACCCGCACCATATTTGCTATCCTGCTAGCCTTCATACTCACATGGACTCCATACAACGTGATGGTCCTCATTAACACCTTCTGTGAGACCTGCGTGCCTGAAACAGTGTGGTCCATCGGCTACTGGCTCTGCTATGTCAACAGCACCATCAACCCAGCCTGCTACGCCCTCTGCAACGCCACCTTCAAGAAAACCTTCAAGCACCTTCTCATGTGCCAGTACAGGAACATTGGCACAGCCAGATAA